CGCCGGGGCCGTAGCGCTTCGGCGGCATGCCGTCGCTTTCGAGCACGATCGATCCTTCCATGATCATGATCGTCTCGTCGATGTCGTAGTACCAGTTGAAGCGGCCTTCGGTGCAGTGCCAGATGATGGTCGAGGCGGTGCCGTCGGCACTGGTCGACAGGATATGCGAGCGCGACACCGGGTTGCCCTCGATGATCCAGGACGGCTCGATCGGCCGCAGCTCGAGGTCCACATTGCAACTACCGACTTCAATCAATGCGCGCGACATCTGCTTCCCCAAGGAATATAATATGGCTTGCCGGGTCTCGGCCCGGATTGTTTCCAAAGATGTTGGAACGCTAGTAGCCGGTTTTTAATTCTTTCTTACGCAGGCCCCGCAAATCAGCCGCAAGTTGCATGTGCGAAGCAGCAAACGCGACGATTTCCCTGCAAATCCGCGCACATGAACCCATCTTTTCCAGGGTGCGACAAAATGCGCGAAGCAGCCAAAGGAGCCCATGCCGATGCCCCTGACGCCCGAGGTCCTCACAGCCAACGATGAGGTCGTCGCCTGGCTCGGCAGCCTCGATGTCTCCTTCGCGCCGGACGAAGAGACCTGGTTCACCATCGACGGCATCGAAAGCCCCCGGCAGATCGGCAGTGACAGCGCCGGCGGCGCCTTTGTCCTGCTGCCATCGCAGAATGTGCTCTACGTCTCATCGGAGGGCCGCGCCGGGATCATCGCGGAGAATTTCGAGGCGTTCATCCAGCTCGTGATCGCCCGCCCCTACTGGCTCGACATCCTGAAATTTTCCGCCGGCGGCGACCTCGCCGAGATGCGGCGCGCGGCCGATGCGCTGGAGGCGACACTCGACGACGAGGACGACATCAACGAGGCCCGCGAGCAACTCCGTGCTGCGCTTGACCTGCCGGACGCGAATGATCCGGTCAGCGCGCTCTACGACGCGGTCGCTGCTTCCGACGTCGTCGTGCGGGCGACCGACGCCAGCCCGTTCACGACGCTGTTCAACCGCTTCAGCATCGACAACAACCCGATGCTGCGCGACGCGGCGGCCTGAAACGAATCATAGAGTGAGAGTTCAGGAGGGATTGTCGCCTGGACCTTCACCTCTCCCCAGCGGGGAGAGGTCGGATTGCTCAGGCGCGCAATTGCGCGCCTGAGCAATCCGGGTGAGGGGCCGCGGC
This is a stretch of genomic DNA from Bradyrhizobium sp. CB2312. It encodes these proteins:
- a CDS encoding cupin domain-containing protein codes for the protein MSRALIEVGSCNVDLELRPIEPSWIIEGNPVSRSHILSTSADGTASTIIWHCTEGRFNWYYDIDETIMIMEGSIVLESDGMPPKRYGPGDVIFFRDGAHAKWHVEGYVKKIAFCRKTNPVMIGFLIRVVNKLKKMFVSTGERRPASLMGAG